The Athalia rosae chromosome 7, iyAthRosa1.1, whole genome shotgun sequence genome window below encodes:
- the LOC105693900 gene encoding ABC transporter G family member 20 isoform X2 — MTTTSSFRIHLPPGVRSWKADRSSEQGDHRFPEMTAQEAIIIKNARKCYTKNVPVLDNLNMVVSRGSIYGLLGASGCGKTTLLSCVVGVQRLDGGDLWVLGGRPGSQGSGIPGPRVGYMPQEISLVKEFTTANAMYYFGRISGVSDSDIEERLTFLTDLLQLPPRNRQVKHMSGGQQRRVSFAVSMIHRPELLILDEPTVGLDPVLRANIWTYLLKLTKEEDTAVVITTHYIEEAKQAHKIGMMRCGQLLAENTPNQILAQFECETLEQAFLTLSQRQADRQNKEETAPEAVNEVPTDLAEVTSSTVSLHNGHYSSTDNIISSEKQQMKNREVRSQPRKSFKLRKYHALMVKNILQLIKHPGGIAFAIFFPLLQTFLFFNAIGRDPRNLHMAVVNEEAGNCNSSSMWGEINYDVETDVCEFVDLSCRYLHGFDESIVTKDYYPDQATAFEAVTGGRAVGLMYFARNFSQALQSRRDDGRYVSSEDLESGQIQISLDMGNRQIGLWLKKKLYDRYFEIQEEVLTACNTSPRQGDLPLRFQEPIYGEKDQKFSMFMAPGFLLTVVYFLATSLTSAIIITDRLEGVWDRSLVTGITTLEILGAHILMQFGVTIIQATLILTVSFVGFELPCKGPLLGVIVLILLTGFCGMCYGLFISIMVSTHTVANYVSTGTFYPLILLSGCIWPMEGMPIFLQWISRTLPTTVPALSMRAMLEKGHSIDESDVYSGFLIIAAWTVCLAILCILGLRSKTAG, encoded by the exons ATCGATCTTCGGAACAAGGAGATCACAGATTCCCTGAAATGACTGCCCAGGAGGCCATCATCATAAAAAATGCACGGAAGTGTTATACGAAAAATGTACCAGTTTTGGATAACCTCAACATGGTCGTTTCGCGGGGCTCCAT TTATGGGCTTCTCGGAGCGAGCGGTTGCGGAAAAACTACCTTATTATCCTGCGTTGTTGGGGTGCAGCGATTGGACGGTGGAGATTTATGGGTCTTAGGAGGAAGACCCGGTTCCCAAGGTTCCGGAATTCCCGGACCTAGGGTCGGCTACATGCCTCAGGAAATATCTTTAGTCAAAGAATTCACGACCGCTAACGCTATGTACTATTTCGGACGCATTAGCGGAGTCAGCGACAGCGACATAG AGGAGAGACTCACCTTCCTGACGGACCTTCTTCAGCTCCCTCCGAGGAACAGACAGGTCAAACATATGAGCGGGGGACAGCAGAGGAGAGTATCCTTCGCAGTTTCCATGATCCATAGGCCCGAACTCCTCATCCTCGACGAGCCAACCGTAGGACTGGACCCGGTACTGCGAGCAAA CATATGGACTTACTTACTGAAACTCACAAAAGAGGAAGACACCGCTGTCGTTATAACCACCCATTACATCGAAGAGGCTAAGCAGGCCCACAAG ATAGGCATGATGCGGTGCGGACAACTGCTGGCGGAGAACACACCTAACCAAATTTTGGCACAGTTCGAATGCGAAACCTTGGAGCAAGCCTTTTTAACCTTGAGTCAAAGACAAGCGGACAGACAGAACAAAGAAGAAACTGCCCCGGAGGCGGTGAACGAAGTGCCAACTGACTTGGCCGAAGTTACTTCGTCGACAGTATCGCTTCATAACGGGCACTATAGCAGTACCGAC aaTATAATAAGTAGCGAAAAACAGCAGATGAAGAACAGGGAGGTCAGGTCACAACCCAGGAAGTCATTTAAGCTGAGAAAGTATCACGCGTTGATGGTGAAGAATATTCTACAGCTAATCAAACACCCGGG GGGAATAGCATTCGCCATATTCTTTCCTCTGCTCCAGACGTTCCTCTTTTTCAACGCGATTGGAAGAGACCCGAGGAACTTGCATATGGCTGTGGTCAACGAAGAGGCTGGCAATTGTAACTCGAGCAGCATGTGGGGCGAAATAAACTACGACGTAGAGACCGACGTGTGCGAATTTGTAGACTTGAGCTGCAGATACTTACACGGCTTCGACGAATCCATTGTTACAAAG GATTATTATCCCGACCAAGCAACCGCCTTCGAAGCTGTCACAGGGGGCAGAGCCGTCGGCTTGATGTACTTTGCCAGAAACTTCTCCCAAGCTCTTCAGAGTCGAAGAGACGACGGGAGATACGTGAGCTCCGAAGATTTGGAGAGCGGTCAAATCCAGATATCCCTGGACATGGGGA ACCGACAAATTGGCTTGtggctgaagaaaaaactctACGATCGGTACTTCGAAATCCAAGAGGAAGTTTTGACGGCATGTAACACTTCTCCGAGACAGGGCGATTTGCCGCTCAGG TTCCAGGAACCTATCTACGGTGAAAAGGACCAAAAATTCTCCATGTTTATGGCCCCAGGTTTTTTGCTGAC CGTGGTTTATTTCCTGGCGACCTCCTTGACGTCGGCAATCATAATTACGGATCGTCTGGAAGGAGTGTGGGACAGGAGTTTGGTGacag GAATCACGACACTGGAAATCCTCGGGGCTCACATTCTCATGCAATTTGGAGTGACGATTATACAAGCGACGTTGATTCTCACCGTGAGTTTCGTTGGTTTTGAACTCCCTTGCAAAGGACCTCTCCTGGGGGTGATCGTCCTAATTTTACTGACTGGATTCTGCGGGATGTGTTACG GACTCTTCATCTCGATAATGGTCTCCACCCACACGGTGGCGAACTACGTATCGACTGGGACGTTTTACCCCCTGATTCTGCTCTCGG GGTGCATTTGGCCGATGGAAGGAATGCCCATATTTCTCCAATGGATAAGTCGTACTCTGCCAACAACTGTGCCTGCGCTTTCCATGCGAGCCATGTTGGAAAAAGGACACTCGATAGACGAGTCGGACGTTTACAGCGGATTTCTAATCATAGCTGCTTGGACCGTGTGCCTAGCGATTCTCTGCATACTAGGCCTGAGGTCGAAGACGGCGGGTTAA
- the LOC105693900 gene encoding ABC transporter G family member 20 isoform X1: MEYLLADMKPGGSCDARSSGKYREYRSSEQGDHRFPEMTAQEAIIIKNARKCYTKNVPVLDNLNMVVSRGSIYGLLGASGCGKTTLLSCVVGVQRLDGGDLWVLGGRPGSQGSGIPGPRVGYMPQEISLVKEFTTANAMYYFGRISGVSDSDIEERLTFLTDLLQLPPRNRQVKHMSGGQQRRVSFAVSMIHRPELLILDEPTVGLDPVLRANIWTYLLKLTKEEDTAVVITTHYIEEAKQAHKIGMMRCGQLLAENTPNQILAQFECETLEQAFLTLSQRQADRQNKEETAPEAVNEVPTDLAEVTSSTVSLHNGHYSSTDNIISSEKQQMKNREVRSQPRKSFKLRKYHALMVKNILQLIKHPGGIAFAIFFPLLQTFLFFNAIGRDPRNLHMAVVNEEAGNCNSSSMWGEINYDVETDVCEFVDLSCRYLHGFDESIVTKDYYPDQATAFEAVTGGRAVGLMYFARNFSQALQSRRDDGRYVSSEDLESGQIQISLDMGNRQIGLWLKKKLYDRYFEIQEEVLTACNTSPRQGDLPLRFQEPIYGEKDQKFSMFMAPGFLLTVVYFLATSLTSAIIITDRLEGVWDRSLVTGITTLEILGAHILMQFGVTIIQATLILTVSFVGFELPCKGPLLGVIVLILLTGFCGMCYGLFISIMVSTHTVANYVSTGTFYPLILLSGCIWPMEGMPIFLQWISRTLPTTVPALSMRAMLEKGHSIDESDVYSGFLIIAAWTVCLAILCILGLRSKTAG; encoded by the exons ATCGATCTTCGGAACAAGGAGATCACAGATTCCCTGAAATGACTGCCCAGGAGGCCATCATCATAAAAAATGCACGGAAGTGTTATACGAAAAATGTACCAGTTTTGGATAACCTCAACATGGTCGTTTCGCGGGGCTCCAT TTATGGGCTTCTCGGAGCGAGCGGTTGCGGAAAAACTACCTTATTATCCTGCGTTGTTGGGGTGCAGCGATTGGACGGTGGAGATTTATGGGTCTTAGGAGGAAGACCCGGTTCCCAAGGTTCCGGAATTCCCGGACCTAGGGTCGGCTACATGCCTCAGGAAATATCTTTAGTCAAAGAATTCACGACCGCTAACGCTATGTACTATTTCGGACGCATTAGCGGAGTCAGCGACAGCGACATAG AGGAGAGACTCACCTTCCTGACGGACCTTCTTCAGCTCCCTCCGAGGAACAGACAGGTCAAACATATGAGCGGGGGACAGCAGAGGAGAGTATCCTTCGCAGTTTCCATGATCCATAGGCCCGAACTCCTCATCCTCGACGAGCCAACCGTAGGACTGGACCCGGTACTGCGAGCAAA CATATGGACTTACTTACTGAAACTCACAAAAGAGGAAGACACCGCTGTCGTTATAACCACCCATTACATCGAAGAGGCTAAGCAGGCCCACAAG ATAGGCATGATGCGGTGCGGACAACTGCTGGCGGAGAACACACCTAACCAAATTTTGGCACAGTTCGAATGCGAAACCTTGGAGCAAGCCTTTTTAACCTTGAGTCAAAGACAAGCGGACAGACAGAACAAAGAAGAAACTGCCCCGGAGGCGGTGAACGAAGTGCCAACTGACTTGGCCGAAGTTACTTCGTCGACAGTATCGCTTCATAACGGGCACTATAGCAGTACCGAC aaTATAATAAGTAGCGAAAAACAGCAGATGAAGAACAGGGAGGTCAGGTCACAACCCAGGAAGTCATTTAAGCTGAGAAAGTATCACGCGTTGATGGTGAAGAATATTCTACAGCTAATCAAACACCCGGG GGGAATAGCATTCGCCATATTCTTTCCTCTGCTCCAGACGTTCCTCTTTTTCAACGCGATTGGAAGAGACCCGAGGAACTTGCATATGGCTGTGGTCAACGAAGAGGCTGGCAATTGTAACTCGAGCAGCATGTGGGGCGAAATAAACTACGACGTAGAGACCGACGTGTGCGAATTTGTAGACTTGAGCTGCAGATACTTACACGGCTTCGACGAATCCATTGTTACAAAG GATTATTATCCCGACCAAGCAACCGCCTTCGAAGCTGTCACAGGGGGCAGAGCCGTCGGCTTGATGTACTTTGCCAGAAACTTCTCCCAAGCTCTTCAGAGTCGAAGAGACGACGGGAGATACGTGAGCTCCGAAGATTTGGAGAGCGGTCAAATCCAGATATCCCTGGACATGGGGA ACCGACAAATTGGCTTGtggctgaagaaaaaactctACGATCGGTACTTCGAAATCCAAGAGGAAGTTTTGACGGCATGTAACACTTCTCCGAGACAGGGCGATTTGCCGCTCAGG TTCCAGGAACCTATCTACGGTGAAAAGGACCAAAAATTCTCCATGTTTATGGCCCCAGGTTTTTTGCTGAC CGTGGTTTATTTCCTGGCGACCTCCTTGACGTCGGCAATCATAATTACGGATCGTCTGGAAGGAGTGTGGGACAGGAGTTTGGTGacag GAATCACGACACTGGAAATCCTCGGGGCTCACATTCTCATGCAATTTGGAGTGACGATTATACAAGCGACGTTGATTCTCACCGTGAGTTTCGTTGGTTTTGAACTCCCTTGCAAAGGACCTCTCCTGGGGGTGATCGTCCTAATTTTACTGACTGGATTCTGCGGGATGTGTTACG GACTCTTCATCTCGATAATGGTCTCCACCCACACGGTGGCGAACTACGTATCGACTGGGACGTTTTACCCCCTGATTCTGCTCTCGG GGTGCATTTGGCCGATGGAAGGAATGCCCATATTTCTCCAATGGATAAGTCGTACTCTGCCAACAACTGTGCCTGCGCTTTCCATGCGAGCCATGTTGGAAAAAGGACACTCGATAGACGAGTCGGACGTTTACAGCGGATTTCTAATCATAGCTGCTTGGACCGTGTGCCTAGCGATTCTCTGCATACTAGGCCTGAGGTCGAAGACGGCGGGTTAA
- the LOC105693900 gene encoding ABC transporter G family member 20 isoform X3, which translates to MTAQEAIIIKNARKCYTKNVPVLDNLNMVVSRGSIYGLLGASGCGKTTLLSCVVGVQRLDGGDLWVLGGRPGSQGSGIPGPRVGYMPQEISLVKEFTTANAMYYFGRISGVSDSDIEERLTFLTDLLQLPPRNRQVKHMSGGQQRRVSFAVSMIHRPELLILDEPTVGLDPVLRANIWTYLLKLTKEEDTAVVITTHYIEEAKQAHKIGMMRCGQLLAENTPNQILAQFECETLEQAFLTLSQRQADRQNKEETAPEAVNEVPTDLAEVTSSTVSLHNGHYSSTDNIISSEKQQMKNREVRSQPRKSFKLRKYHALMVKNILQLIKHPGGIAFAIFFPLLQTFLFFNAIGRDPRNLHMAVVNEEAGNCNSSSMWGEINYDVETDVCEFVDLSCRYLHGFDESIVTKDYYPDQATAFEAVTGGRAVGLMYFARNFSQALQSRRDDGRYVSSEDLESGQIQISLDMGNRQIGLWLKKKLYDRYFEIQEEVLTACNTSPRQGDLPLRFQEPIYGEKDQKFSMFMAPGFLLTVVYFLATSLTSAIIITDRLEGVWDRSLVTGITTLEILGAHILMQFGVTIIQATLILTVSFVGFELPCKGPLLGVIVLILLTGFCGMCYGLFISIMVSTHTVANYVSTGTFYPLILLSGCIWPMEGMPIFLQWISRTLPTTVPALSMRAMLEKGHSIDESDVYSGFLIIAAWTVCLAILCILGLRSKTAG; encoded by the exons ATGACTGCCCAGGAGGCCATCATCATAAAAAATGCACGGAAGTGTTATACGAAAAATGTACCAGTTTTGGATAACCTCAACATGGTCGTTTCGCGGGGCTCCAT TTATGGGCTTCTCGGAGCGAGCGGTTGCGGAAAAACTACCTTATTATCCTGCGTTGTTGGGGTGCAGCGATTGGACGGTGGAGATTTATGGGTCTTAGGAGGAAGACCCGGTTCCCAAGGTTCCGGAATTCCCGGACCTAGGGTCGGCTACATGCCTCAGGAAATATCTTTAGTCAAAGAATTCACGACCGCTAACGCTATGTACTATTTCGGACGCATTAGCGGAGTCAGCGACAGCGACATAG AGGAGAGACTCACCTTCCTGACGGACCTTCTTCAGCTCCCTCCGAGGAACAGACAGGTCAAACATATGAGCGGGGGACAGCAGAGGAGAGTATCCTTCGCAGTTTCCATGATCCATAGGCCCGAACTCCTCATCCTCGACGAGCCAACCGTAGGACTGGACCCGGTACTGCGAGCAAA CATATGGACTTACTTACTGAAACTCACAAAAGAGGAAGACACCGCTGTCGTTATAACCACCCATTACATCGAAGAGGCTAAGCAGGCCCACAAG ATAGGCATGATGCGGTGCGGACAACTGCTGGCGGAGAACACACCTAACCAAATTTTGGCACAGTTCGAATGCGAAACCTTGGAGCAAGCCTTTTTAACCTTGAGTCAAAGACAAGCGGACAGACAGAACAAAGAAGAAACTGCCCCGGAGGCGGTGAACGAAGTGCCAACTGACTTGGCCGAAGTTACTTCGTCGACAGTATCGCTTCATAACGGGCACTATAGCAGTACCGAC aaTATAATAAGTAGCGAAAAACAGCAGATGAAGAACAGGGAGGTCAGGTCACAACCCAGGAAGTCATTTAAGCTGAGAAAGTATCACGCGTTGATGGTGAAGAATATTCTACAGCTAATCAAACACCCGGG GGGAATAGCATTCGCCATATTCTTTCCTCTGCTCCAGACGTTCCTCTTTTTCAACGCGATTGGAAGAGACCCGAGGAACTTGCATATGGCTGTGGTCAACGAAGAGGCTGGCAATTGTAACTCGAGCAGCATGTGGGGCGAAATAAACTACGACGTAGAGACCGACGTGTGCGAATTTGTAGACTTGAGCTGCAGATACTTACACGGCTTCGACGAATCCATTGTTACAAAG GATTATTATCCCGACCAAGCAACCGCCTTCGAAGCTGTCACAGGGGGCAGAGCCGTCGGCTTGATGTACTTTGCCAGAAACTTCTCCCAAGCTCTTCAGAGTCGAAGAGACGACGGGAGATACGTGAGCTCCGAAGATTTGGAGAGCGGTCAAATCCAGATATCCCTGGACATGGGGA ACCGACAAATTGGCTTGtggctgaagaaaaaactctACGATCGGTACTTCGAAATCCAAGAGGAAGTTTTGACGGCATGTAACACTTCTCCGAGACAGGGCGATTTGCCGCTCAGG TTCCAGGAACCTATCTACGGTGAAAAGGACCAAAAATTCTCCATGTTTATGGCCCCAGGTTTTTTGCTGAC CGTGGTTTATTTCCTGGCGACCTCCTTGACGTCGGCAATCATAATTACGGATCGTCTGGAAGGAGTGTGGGACAGGAGTTTGGTGacag GAATCACGACACTGGAAATCCTCGGGGCTCACATTCTCATGCAATTTGGAGTGACGATTATACAAGCGACGTTGATTCTCACCGTGAGTTTCGTTGGTTTTGAACTCCCTTGCAAAGGACCTCTCCTGGGGGTGATCGTCCTAATTTTACTGACTGGATTCTGCGGGATGTGTTACG GACTCTTCATCTCGATAATGGTCTCCACCCACACGGTGGCGAACTACGTATCGACTGGGACGTTTTACCCCCTGATTCTGCTCTCGG GGTGCATTTGGCCGATGGAAGGAATGCCCATATTTCTCCAATGGATAAGTCGTACTCTGCCAACAACTGTGCCTGCGCTTTCCATGCGAGCCATGTTGGAAAAAGGACACTCGATAGACGAGTCGGACGTTTACAGCGGATTTCTAATCATAGCTGCTTGGACCGTGTGCCTAGCGATTCTCTGCATACTAGGCCTGAGGTCGAAGACGGCGGGTTAA